A genomic window from Streptomyces brevispora includes:
- a CDS encoding CoA-acylating methylmalonate-semialdehyde dehydrogenase: protein MKTVNHWIGGKTVEGASGNYGPVTDPATGAVTTQVALASPDEVDAAVAAAKDAFATWGTSSLSARTAILFRYRALLDAHRDEIAALITAEHGKVHSDALGEVARGLEIVELACGITTQLKGELSTQVSTRVDVSSIRQSIGVVAGITPFNFPAMVPMWMFPLAIACGNTFVLKPSEKDPSTANLLAELASEAGLPDGVLNVLHGDKVAVDGLLNHPDVAVVSFVGSTPIARYIHATASANGKRVQALGGAKNHMLVLPDADLDAAADAAVSAAYGSAGERCMAISAVVAVGSVADDLVARIKDRAEKIKIGPGNDPTSEMGPLITAVHRDKVASYVTGAAAQGADVVLDGTGYTVEGFEDGHWIGLSLLDNVSTDSDAYKDEIFGPVLCVLRVDTYEEGVALMNASPYGNGTAIFTRDGGAARRFQMEIEAGMVGINVPIPVPVGYHSFGGWKDSLFGDHHIYGNDGVHFYTRGKVTTTRWPDPADAPAGVDLGFPRNH from the coding sequence ATGAAGACCGTCAACCACTGGATCGGTGGCAAGACCGTCGAGGGCGCGTCGGGCAACTACGGCCCGGTCACCGACCCGGCCACCGGCGCCGTCACCACGCAGGTCGCGCTGGCCTCCCCGGACGAGGTCGACGCCGCGGTGGCCGCCGCGAAGGACGCGTTCGCGACGTGGGGCACGTCGTCGCTGTCCGCCCGCACCGCGATCCTGTTCCGCTACCGCGCGCTGCTGGACGCCCACCGGGACGAGATCGCCGCGCTGATCACCGCCGAGCACGGCAAGGTGCACTCCGACGCGCTCGGTGAGGTGGCCCGCGGTCTGGAGATCGTCGAGCTGGCCTGCGGCATCACCACCCAGCTCAAGGGCGAGCTGTCGACCCAGGTGTCCACCCGGGTCGACGTCTCCTCGATCCGCCAGTCGATCGGTGTCGTCGCCGGCATCACGCCGTTCAACTTCCCCGCCATGGTGCCGATGTGGATGTTCCCGCTCGCCATCGCCTGCGGCAACACGTTCGTGCTCAAGCCCAGCGAGAAGGACCCGTCGACCGCCAACCTGCTGGCCGAGCTGGCCTCCGAGGCCGGTCTGCCGGACGGCGTCCTGAACGTCCTGCACGGTGACAAGGTCGCCGTCGACGGCCTGCTCAACCACCCGGACGTCGCCGTCGTCTCGTTCGTCGGGTCCACCCCGATCGCCCGCTACATCCACGCCACGGCCTCCGCCAACGGCAAGCGCGTCCAGGCGCTCGGCGGTGCGAAGAACCACATGCTGGTGCTGCCCGACGCGGACCTCGACGCCGCCGCCGACGCCGCCGTCTCGGCCGCGTACGGCTCCGCCGGTGAGCGCTGCATGGCGATCTCCGCGGTCGTCGCCGTCGGCTCCGTCGCCGACGACCTCGTCGCCCGGATCAAGGACCGCGCCGAGAAGATCAAGATCGGCCCCGGCAACGACCCGACGTCCGAGATGGGCCCGCTGATCACCGCCGTCCACCGCGACAAGGTCGCCTCCTACGTCACCGGCGCCGCGGCCCAGGGCGCCGACGTCGTCCTCGACGGCACCGGCTACACGGTCGAGGGCTTCGAGGACGGCCACTGGATCGGCCTCTCCCTCCTCGACAACGTCTCCACCGACTCGGACGCGTACAAGGACGAGATCTTCGGCCCGGTCCTGTGCGTGCTGCGCGTCGACACGTACGAGGAGGGCGTCGCGCTGATGAACGCCTCGCCGTACGGCAACGGCACCGCGATCTTCACCCGCGACGGCGGCGCGGCCCGCCGCTTCCAGATGGAGATCGAGGCCGGCATGGTCGGCATCAACGTGCCGATCCCGGTGCCGGTGGGCTACCACTCGTTCGGTGGCTGGAAGGACTCGCTCTTCGGCGACCACCACATCTACGGCAACGACGGAGTGCACTTCTACACCCGCGGCAAGGTCACCACCACCCGCTGGCCGGACCCGGCCGACGCCCCCGCCGGCGTGGACCTGGGCTTCCCCCGCAACCACTGA
- the iolD gene encoding 3D-(3,5/4)-trihydroxycyclohexane-1,2-dione acylhydrolase (decyclizing) → MTPPLTRRLTTAQALVDFLAVQYTERDGGRHRLIDATWGIFGHGNVAGIGQALLETGAAMPYFQGRNEQAMVHAAVGYARQSGRLSAHAVTTSIGPGATNLVTGAALATINHLPVLLLPGDTFATRPADPVLQQLEVPFDGGISVNDCLRPVSRYFDRINRPEALIPAALRAMRVLTDPAETGAVTLALPQDVQAEAYDWPAGFFAERVWHVRRPAPDPHELDRAVRAVRAARRPLVVAGGGVRHSAAEEALAAFATATRIPVASTQAGKGSLRHDHPADVGGIGHTGTATADALARTADLVIGIGTRYSDFTTASATLFANPDVRFLNLNITGFDAHKLGALPLVADARASLEALTAALAGSDDHRTDTAYEDEYTDTAYEEEYTDTKARWEQRVDAAYATPDPDARPTQTQVLGLLDELVTDDDILINAAGSLPGDLHKLWRTRSPGQYHVEYGYSCMGYEIPAAIGVQLAARGRPVWALVGDGTYLMNPTEIVTAVQENLPVKLVVLQNHGYASIGGLSESVGGERFGTAYRHRSADGGFTGPPLPVDLAANAASLGMRVLRAHTVGELREALAAARAEDRPTCVYVETETADTVSGPPPAQAWWDVPVAETATRPSAVSAREEYERHVTDRRPHL, encoded by the coding sequence ATGACCCCGCCGCTCACCCGGCGTCTCACCACCGCTCAGGCGCTGGTGGACTTCCTCGCCGTGCAGTACACCGAACGCGACGGCGGCCGGCACCGGCTGATCGACGCCACCTGGGGGATCTTCGGCCACGGCAACGTCGCGGGCATCGGCCAGGCGCTCCTGGAGACCGGGGCCGCCATGCCCTACTTCCAGGGCCGCAACGAGCAGGCCATGGTGCACGCCGCCGTCGGCTACGCCCGCCAGTCCGGCCGGCTCTCCGCGCACGCCGTCACCACCTCCATCGGCCCCGGCGCCACCAATCTCGTCACCGGCGCCGCCCTCGCCACGATCAACCACCTCCCGGTCCTGCTGCTGCCCGGCGACACCTTCGCGACCCGCCCCGCCGACCCCGTACTCCAGCAGTTGGAGGTCCCCTTTGACGGCGGCATCTCGGTCAACGACTGTCTGCGTCCCGTCTCCCGCTACTTCGACCGGATCAACCGCCCAGAGGCGCTGATCCCGGCCGCGCTCCGCGCCATGCGGGTCCTCACCGACCCGGCGGAGACCGGTGCGGTCACGCTCGCGCTGCCCCAGGACGTCCAGGCCGAGGCCTACGACTGGCCGGCCGGGTTCTTCGCCGAACGCGTCTGGCACGTACGCAGACCGGCCCCCGATCCGCACGAGCTCGACCGGGCGGTACGGGCGGTGCGGGCCGCCCGCCGGCCGCTGGTCGTGGCGGGCGGCGGGGTCCGTCACAGCGCGGCCGAGGAGGCCCTGGCCGCGTTCGCCACCGCCACCCGGATCCCCGTCGCCTCCACCCAGGCGGGCAAGGGCTCCCTGCGCCACGACCACCCCGCCGACGTCGGCGGCATCGGCCACACGGGTACCGCGACCGCCGACGCCCTGGCGCGCACCGCCGACCTGGTGATCGGGATCGGCACCCGCTACTCCGACTTCACCACCGCGTCCGCCACCCTCTTCGCGAACCCGGACGTCCGCTTCCTCAACCTCAACATCACCGGCTTCGACGCCCACAAGCTCGGCGCGCTCCCGCTCGTGGCCGACGCCCGCGCATCCCTCGAAGCCCTCACCGCCGCACTGGCGGGAAGCGACGACCACCGAACCGACACCGCGTATGAGGACGAGTACACCGACACCGCGTACGAGGAGGAGTACACCGACACCAAGGCCCGCTGGGAGCAGCGCGTCGACGCCGCCTACGCCACCCCCGACCCGGACGCCCGCCCCACCCAGACCCAGGTCCTCGGTCTCCTCGACGAACTGGTCACCGACGACGACATCCTGATCAACGCGGCCGGTTCGCTCCCCGGTGACCTGCACAAACTCTGGCGGACCCGCTCACCCGGGCAGTACCACGTCGAGTACGGCTACTCCTGCATGGGATACGAGATCCCCGCCGCGATCGGCGTCCAGCTGGCTGCCCGCGGCCGCCCGGTCTGGGCGCTCGTCGGCGACGGCACGTACCTCATGAATCCCACCGAGATCGTCACCGCGGTCCAGGAGAACCTGCCCGTCAAACTGGTCGTCCTGCAGAACCACGGGTACGCGTCGATCGGCGGACTCTCCGAGTCCGTCGGCGGCGAACGCTTCGGTACGGCCTACCGCCACCGGTCGGCGGACGGCGGCTTCACCGGCCCGCCGCTCCCGGTCGATCTCGCGGCGAACGCGGCCTCCCTCGGCATGCGGGTCCTGCGTGCCCACACCGTCGGTGAGCTGCGAGAAGCCCTTGCCGCGGCCCGTGCCGAGGACCGTCCCACTTGTGTCTACGTCGAGACCGAAACGGCAGACACAGTGTCGGGCCCCCCTCCGGCACAGGCGTGGTGGGATGTTCCCGTGGCCGAAACGGCCACTCGCCCGTCGGCGGTAAGCGCCCGGGAAGAGTACGAACGCCATGTCACCGACCGACGCCCCCACCTCTGA
- the iolB gene encoding 5-deoxy-glucuronate isomerase: MTMHGEPREPRYHVAAGGAARGPYALDIGPEQAGWERSRLRVVELEPGGVHTLVTGECEWIVLPLAGACTVHTSDEIFELLGRESVFSGVSDFAYVPRDAHAQIASGAGGRFALAGAKCERRLPARYGPAPEVPVELRGSGNCSRQVHNFAAADTFDCDRLIAVEVLTPGGNWSSYPPHKHDEHHPGEESVLEEIYYFEVADDGLGYHRVSPSRPGGTDVLAEVRSGDAVLIPDGWHGPSIAAPGRTLYYLNVMAGPGEERQWLIRDHPDHGWIRDTWPSQPMDPRLPFHGREDRA; the protein is encoded by the coding sequence ATGACCATGCACGGAGAACCGAGGGAACCGAGGTACCACGTCGCCGCCGGCGGTGCGGCGCGCGGCCCCTACGCCCTCGACATCGGTCCGGAACAGGCCGGCTGGGAACGGTCGAGGCTGCGTGTGGTCGAGCTCGAACCGGGAGGTGTTCACACACTTGTCACCGGAGAGTGCGAATGGATCGTGCTGCCGTTGGCTGGTGCCTGTACGGTGCACACCTCAGATGAGATCTTTGAACTGCTGGGCCGGGAAAGCGTGTTCAGCGGGGTGTCCGACTTCGCGTACGTACCGCGTGACGCCCATGCACAGATCGCCTCCGGCGCAGGGGGCCGCTTCGCCCTGGCAGGAGCGAAGTGCGAGCGACGACTCCCCGCTCGCTACGGCCCCGCGCCGGAGGTACCCGTCGAGCTGCGCGGATCCGGCAACTGCTCCCGGCAGGTGCACAACTTCGCCGCAGCCGACACCTTCGACTGCGACCGGCTGATCGCTGTCGAGGTCCTCACCCCCGGGGGCAACTGGTCCTCCTACCCGCCGCACAAGCACGACGAGCATCACCCCGGCGAGGAGTCGGTCCTGGAGGAGATCTACTACTTCGAGGTGGCGGACGACGGTCTCGGCTACCACCGGGTGTCCCCGTCCCGTCCCGGTGGTACGGACGTCCTGGCCGAGGTCCGCAGCGGCGACGCGGTCCTCATCCCGGACGGCTGGCACGGCCCGTCCATCGCCGCGCCCGGCCGCACGCTGTACTACCTGAACGTGATGGCGGGCCCGGGGGAGGAGCGGCAGTGGCTGATCCGCGACCACCCCGACCACGGCTGGATCCGCGACACCTGGCCGTCCCAGCCCATGGACCCCAGGCTCCCGTTCCACGGGCGGGAGGACCGCGCGTGA
- a CDS encoding Cgl0159 family (beta/alpha)8-fold protein — protein MTAPASSVSDLVHLRMHHPEAVAEAAARRRRRPFVGSSGRLMIIAADHPARGSLAVGERELAMANRFELLNRLCLALSRPGVDGVLATADILDDLLLLGALEDKVVIGSMNRGGLAGAAFELDDRFTGHRPEDLARLGFDAGKLLLRIDYHDPGSLDTMHTTARAIDAMAAHRLPVFVEPFLCRRTGGKIRNDLSAAAVSTSIAIASGLAGTSAYTWLKVPVTEKPEDMAQVMESSTLPAVLLGGEVGGDQDGAFERWRTALRLPTVRGLVVGRSLLYPPDGDVGAAVDTAVSLLEPGAMGREGE, from the coding sequence ATGACGGCCCCGGCCTCTTCCGTCTCCGACCTCGTCCACCTGCGCATGCACCACCCGGAAGCGGTCGCCGAGGCCGCCGCCCGGCGTCGCAGGCGGCCGTTCGTCGGCAGCAGCGGGCGGCTGATGATCATCGCCGCCGATCATCCCGCCCGCGGCTCACTGGCCGTCGGCGAGCGTGAACTCGCCATGGCCAACCGGTTCGAGCTGCTGAACCGGCTCTGTCTGGCGCTCTCCAGACCCGGCGTCGACGGAGTCCTCGCCACCGCCGACATCCTCGACGACCTGCTGCTCCTGGGCGCGCTGGAGGACAAGGTGGTCATCGGCTCGATGAACCGTGGCGGACTGGCCGGTGCCGCCTTCGAGCTCGACGACCGGTTCACCGGCCACCGTCCCGAGGATCTCGCCCGGCTCGGCTTCGACGCGGGCAAGCTCCTGCTGCGGATCGACTACCACGACCCCGGTTCCCTCGACACGATGCACACCACCGCCCGCGCGATCGACGCCATGGCCGCGCACCGGCTGCCGGTCTTCGTCGAACCGTTCCTCTGCCGCCGCACCGGCGGCAAGATCCGCAACGACCTGAGCGCCGCGGCGGTGAGCACCTCCATCGCCATCGCCTCGGGACTCGCCGGCACCTCCGCGTACACCTGGCTCAAGGTCCCCGTCACCGAGAAGCCCGAGGACATGGCGCAGGTCATGGAGAGCTCCACGCTGCCCGCCGTGCTGCTGGGCGGCGAGGTGGGCGGCGACCAGGACGGCGCGTTCGAGAGATGGCGCACCGCGCTGCGACTGCCCACCGTCAGGGGGCTGGTGGTGGGGCGGTCGCTGCTCTACCCGCCCGACGGGGACGTGGGCGCCGCGGTCGACACGGCCGTATCACTGCTCGAACCCGGCGCGATGGGTAGGGAAGGAGAATGA
- the iolC gene encoding 5-dehydro-2-deoxygluconokinase has protein sequence MPEPYDVITMGRIGVDLYPLQTGLPLARVEAFGKFLGGSPTNVAVAAARLGRRVAVVTRTGQDAFGEYLHQQLREFGVDDRWVTAVGEYPTPVTFCEIFPPDDFPLYFYRQPKAPDLDIHASELDLEAVRSARVFWMTGTGLCAEPSCSATLAALRARNRSGITVFDLDWRPMFWESPPGAAADGPLDNRPNSAADGPPDTAANNRPRPAADAPPHPAASARYREALAHATVAVGNLDECEIATGEREPYAAARALLAAGVELAVVKQGPGGVLAVHRDGTVADVPPLPVEVVNGLGAGDAFGGALCHGLLAGWDTARIMRYANAAGAIVASRLACSSAMPFPHEVEAALTAGSVTATTPRPDAPAEGTPAAASPAAPTNAPPAASPPPAPAEPPPAAAPQPPPAPAKANPPPTPTESGAAS, from the coding sequence ATGCCTGAGCCGTACGACGTGATCACCATGGGCCGGATCGGAGTGGATCTCTACCCTCTGCAGACGGGCCTGCCGCTCGCCCGGGTGGAGGCCTTCGGGAAGTTCCTCGGAGGTTCGCCCACCAATGTCGCCGTCGCGGCAGCCCGCCTGGGCCGACGCGTCGCGGTGGTGACCCGGACGGGGCAGGACGCGTTCGGGGAGTACCTCCACCAGCAGCTCCGGGAGTTCGGCGTGGACGACCGATGGGTGACGGCCGTCGGCGAGTACCCGACCCCTGTCACCTTCTGCGAGATCTTCCCGCCCGACGACTTCCCGCTCTACTTCTACCGGCAGCCCAAGGCCCCGGACCTGGACATCCACGCGTCGGAGCTGGACCTGGAGGCCGTCCGATCCGCCCGGGTCTTCTGGATGACCGGCACCGGACTCTGTGCCGAACCCAGTTGCTCGGCGACGCTCGCCGCGCTGCGGGCCAGGAACCGTTCGGGGATCACCGTCTTCGACCTCGACTGGCGCCCGATGTTCTGGGAATCGCCACCGGGGGCCGCGGCGGACGGCCCACTGGACAATCGGCCCAACTCCGCGGCGGACGGCCCACCGGACACCGCGGCGAACAATCGGCCCCGCCCCGCGGCGGACGCCCCGCCCCACCCCGCCGCCTCCGCGCGCTACCGCGAGGCACTCGCCCACGCCACCGTCGCCGTGGGCAACCTCGACGAGTGCGAGATCGCGACCGGCGAGCGCGAACCGTACGCCGCGGCCCGCGCCCTCCTCGCCGCCGGGGTCGAGCTCGCCGTCGTCAAACAGGGCCCCGGAGGCGTCCTCGCGGTCCACCGCGACGGCACGGTCGCCGATGTCCCGCCGCTTCCGGTCGAGGTGGTCAACGGACTCGGCGCCGGCGACGCGTTCGGCGGCGCGCTCTGTCACGGCCTGCTCGCCGGCTGGGACACCGCCCGCATCATGCGGTACGCCAACGCCGCGGGCGCCATCGTCGCCTCCAGGCTCGCCTGCTCCTCCGCGATGCCGTTCCCGCACGAGGTCGAGGCCGCCCTCACCGCAGGCTCCGTCACCGCCACGACCCCCCGCCCCGACGCCCCCGCCGAAGGCACACCCGCCGCAGCATCCCCAGCCGCCCCGACCAACGCCCCACCCGCCGCATCGCCCCCACCCGCCCCCGCCGAGCCCCCACCCGCCGCGGCGCCCCAACCCCCACCCGCCCCCGCCAAGGCCAACCCCCCTCCCACCCCCACCGAATCCGGAGCGGCCTCATGA
- a CDS encoding sugar phosphate isomerase/epimerase family protein, giving the protein MTTSASAPARIRIGSAPDSWGVWFPDDPGQVPWRRFLDEVSTAGYEWIELGPYGYLPTDPARLADETRSRGLTVSAGTVFTGLHHGPGIWERTWAHVADIAALTTAMGADHLVVIPSFWRDDKTGEVLEDRTLTVEQWSDLTTQTERLGREVQDRYGLRIVVHPHADTHIDSEENVSRFLDATDPDLVSLCLDTGHYAYCGGDSVKLIETYGERIGYLHLKQVDPEILAEVAANEVPFGPAVARGVMCEPPGGVPALAPVLDAARRLDVDLFAIVEQDMYPCPPDKPFPIARRTREFLRSCGSPQQSS; this is encoded by the coding sequence ATGACCACCTCCGCATCCGCTCCGGCCCGCATCCGCATCGGCTCCGCGCCCGACTCCTGGGGGGTGTGGTTCCCCGACGATCCAGGACAGGTGCCCTGGCGCCGCTTCCTCGACGAGGTCTCCACCGCGGGTTACGAGTGGATCGAACTCGGCCCGTACGGCTACCTCCCGACCGACCCGGCCCGCCTCGCCGACGAGACCCGCAGCCGCGGGCTCACCGTTTCGGCGGGCACCGTTTTCACCGGATTGCACCACGGTCCGGGCATCTGGGAACGGACCTGGGCGCATGTCGCCGACATCGCGGCGCTCACCACGGCAATGGGCGCCGACCATCTCGTGGTCATCCCGTCGTTCTGGCGCGATGACAAGACAGGTGAGGTGCTGGAGGACCGCACCCTCACGGTGGAGCAGTGGAGTGACCTCACCACGCAGACGGAGCGGCTGGGGCGCGAGGTGCAGGACCGCTACGGCCTGCGCATCGTCGTCCACCCGCACGCCGACACCCATATCGACAGCGAGGAGAACGTCAGCCGCTTCCTCGACGCCACCGATCCCGACCTGGTCTCGCTCTGCCTCGACACCGGGCACTACGCCTACTGCGGCGGCGACAGCGTCAAGCTGATCGAGACCTACGGCGAACGGATCGGCTATCTGCACCTCAAGCAGGTCGACCCGGAGATCCTGGCCGAAGTGGCCGCGAACGAGGTGCCGTTCGGGCCCGCCGTGGCACGCGGGGTGATGTGCGAACCTCCGGGCGGGGTCCCCGCCCTGGCGCCCGTGCTGGACGCCGCCCGCCGGCTGGACGTCGATCTGTTCGCGATCGTCGAGCAGGACATGTACCCGTGCCCGCCCGACAAGCCGTTCCCGATCGCCCGCCGTACCCGGGAGTTCCTGCGCTCCTGCGGCAGCCCGCAGCAGTCCTCCTGA
- a CDS encoding peptidoglycan-binding domain-containing protein, with protein MIRKTPPFRRTAGASALAALALATALAAAPAVAADDSNAPPPGSSPVCAFYDGDGLTAFGEQGDRVSQVQCILANRRYLPWEAVNGTFDTQTLAAVQRFQADHPPLVPDGLVGPNTWSALWHA; from the coding sequence GTGATCCGCAAAACGCCGCCGTTCCGCCGGACTGCCGGGGCCTCGGCCCTCGCCGCGCTCGCCCTGGCCACCGCCCTCGCCGCTGCCCCCGCCGTCGCGGCCGACGACAGCAACGCACCGCCGCCCGGCTCCAGCCCGGTCTGCGCCTTCTACGACGGTGACGGGCTGACCGCCTTCGGCGAACAGGGCGACCGGGTCTCCCAGGTGCAGTGCATCCTGGCCAACCGGCGCTACCTGCCGTGGGAGGCGGTGAACGGCACGTTCGATACGCAGACCCTCGCCGCCGTCCAGCGCTTCCAGGCCGATCACCCGCCGCTCGTACCGGACGGCCTCGTCGGCCCGAACACCTGGTCAGCGCTCTGGCACGCATAA
- a CDS encoding DUF3626 domain-containing protein — protein MASRSCGQPLDRSVPVTLNFHPDRMAGGRPILVGLAQDGVYRSQFVTGTGNGGLTAHPGGDRWRWESRIFGGAYDSVPGEQRPVYGALNFRRQETGAAPRFGSAHFRLTAQALERATFCYPDSATEPADFGVADRMSLIELAESDSRDALDDYIEAQVHGPVLLDRHLEALVLDPSFRGTAVEEAARRLPCRTEWHSGFRLTLAELRRHADYRGQEFVDLGAEISRDGMLDPRIIGDAARTGRYATQSLKRVWHCLARFGAPPRSRLCDEM, from the coding sequence GTGGCCTCCCGCTCCTGCGGGCAGCCGCTCGACCGTTCCGTACCGGTGACGCTCAACTTCCATCCGGACCGGATGGCGGGCGGTCGTCCGATCCTGGTCGGGCTCGCCCAGGACGGTGTCTACCGTTCGCAGTTCGTCACCGGCACCGGCAACGGCGGGCTGACGGCACACCCGGGCGGTGACCGGTGGCGCTGGGAGAGCCGGATCTTCGGTGGTGCGTACGACAGCGTGCCCGGCGAGCAGCGACCGGTGTACGGGGCGTTGAACTTCCGGCGTCAGGAGACCGGGGCGGCACCACGTTTCGGCTCGGCGCACTTCAGGCTGACCGCGCAGGCGCTGGAGCGCGCCACCTTCTGCTACCCGGACAGTGCGACAGAGCCCGCGGACTTCGGTGTCGCCGACCGGATGTCGCTCATCGAACTGGCGGAGTCCGACAGCCGGGACGCGCTCGACGACTACATCGAGGCGCAGGTGCACGGCCCGGTCCTGCTCGACCGGCATCTGGAGGCGCTGGTCCTCGACCCGAGCTTCCGCGGCACCGCGGTGGAGGAGGCCGCACGAAGACTGCCCTGCCGCACGGAATGGCACAGTGGATTCCGCCTGACCCTGGCGGAGCTGCGTCGGCACGCGGACTATCGCGGGCAGGAGTTCGTCGACCTCGGTGCGGAGATTTCCCGGGATGGCATGCTGGATCCCCGGATCATCGGGGACGCCGCCCGCACCGGCCGTTACGCGACGCAGTCGCTGAAGAGGGTCTGGCACTGCCTGGCCCGTTTCGGCGCCCCGCCTCGCAGCCGTTTGTGCGATGAGATGTGA